A window of Ranitomeya variabilis isolate aRanVar5 chromosome 2, aRanVar5.hap1, whole genome shotgun sequence contains these coding sequences:
- the CCN2 gene encoding CCN family member 2, giving the protein MASGKVTAVLFICLLSWVCDAQDCSGECHCPHRVPECEPGVSLVQDGCGCCKVCAKQLGELCTEKDVCDPHKGLFCDFGSRLNRKIGVCSAKEGAPCVFGGMVYRSGESFQSSCKYQCTCLDGGVGCVPLCSMDIRLPSPDCPYPRRVKLPGKCCEEWVCDQPMEKTMVGPALPAFRMEETYGPDPSLIRANCLVQTTEWSACSKTCGMGISTRVTNDNEYCRLEKQSRLCMVRPCEADLEENIKKGKKCIRTPKISKPVKFELSGCTSVKTYRAKFCGVCTDGRCCTPHRTATLPVEFKCPDGEVMKKKMMFIKTCACHYNCPGDNDIFESMYYRKMYGDMA; this is encoded by the exons ATGGCTTCAGGAAAAGTGACAGCTGTGCTCTTCATCTGTCTGCTCTCTTGG GTATGTGATGCCCAGGATTGCAGTGGAGAATGCCACTGCCCACACAGGGTACCTGAATGCGAACCTGGTGTCAGTCTGGTGCAAGACGGATGTGGATGCTGTAAAGTTTGTGCTAAACAGCTGGGTGAACTTTGCACTGAGAAAGACGTGTGTGACCCCCATAAAGGACTTTTCTGTGATTTTGGGTCAAGACTGAACCGAAAAATTGGAGTTTGCAGTG CTAAGGAAGGTGCCCCATGTGTATTTGGAGGCATGGTCTATAGAAGTGGAGAGTCTTTCCAAAGCAGCTGCAAGTACCAGTGCACTTGTCTGGATGGAGGAGTGGGCTGTGTTCCTCTGTGCAGCATGGATATCCGTCTCCCAAGCCCTGACTGTCCGTACCCAAGAAGGGTAAAGCTGCCCGGTAAATGCTGTGAAGAATGGGTCTGTGATCAGCCCATGGAGAAGACTATGGTTGGACCTGCTCTTCCTG CTTTCAGAATGGAGGAAACTTATGGTCCTGATCCATCTCTGATCCGTGCCAACTGCTTAGTGCAGACCACTGAGTGGAGTGCTTGCTCCAAGACCTGTGGAATGGGAATCTCCACCCGTGTGACCAATGACAATGAGTACTGCAGACTTGAGAAACAGAGCCGACTCTGCATGGTCAGACCTTGTGAGGCCGATCTTGAGGAAAATATTAAG AAAGGAAAGAAATGTATCCGCACTCCAAAGATCTCCAAACCAGTCAAGTTTGAGCTTTCTGGCTGCACAAGTGTGAAAACCTACAGAGCCAAGTTTTGTGGGGTATGCACAGACGGCCGTTGTTGCACTCCtcacagaacagccacccttccAGTAGAGTTTAAGTGTCCTGATGGTGAGGTCATGAAGAAGAAGATGATGTTCATTAAGACATGCGCATGCCATTACAATTGCCCAGGAGACAATGACATCTTTGAGTCCATGTATTACAGAAAAATGTACGGAGACATGGCATAG